TGGTTGATGTGGCATTTATCTGCAAGCATCGACGTGTAGCTGATCAGATGACTCCGCTTTACTCTTCTCGGAGTAGATCtgggtgggagtgggaaaGTATTCAAAAACCGCTCCAAGGAATGATGTGATGTACGACTGCAAGTATGTACGTCTTGGCGATCTCCACTTAGGTACGACCCAAATCAAAAACTCTGAAGCTTCCTTGAGGTTTGGACCTTTATCTCGGAGAGGGGCTTTTCAAAGGTACCACTCTCACcgcatcacatcacatcTTTAAACGGAGATTTAGAGGCTCTGAGTGCGTCGTGGCTCCAACCCCGTTTCATGGGGCAAATTGAGCACTCATGGGGGTTTGGTGAATTGAGGTAAGAGCATACATGGAGTGAGCGAGGAGTGATACGGACTTTGTCAACTGCCAAGAAAAGCAATCTACCAATTTTCATTATTTGAACGGTACAGGCAATGGCGCTTTGGTGAAAATTCGAAaattctcatccttccttGGCCTTGCGTCGAAATGCTATCGCAGATTTTAGCGAGATCTATCATGCATTATCGGAATTAGGCGATAACGACCAGGCCAAAACAAACATTCCAAATTCCGAAAGGAAGCAAGGAAGAAAGTAAGGATACTTACTAACTGCGTACCCAGAAAACAGAAAACCTGATGACGGGAAGGTAAATGACAGGGATCTGATAAGAAACCCTGAGAATGGAAACCGGAAGTTCCGGATGAATATAAGGATAACATGGATTAGGATGGATTCTAATCGTGCATGTTTGGGAATGCACCAAGCTAAGAAGTCGAGCACGACAGATGGTCGAGACAGTTGTTGTCAATTGCATCAAGGTGATCCTTGAGAGACGTCTTTGCGGATAGTTTTTCCTTGTTTCGGTCTCGGTCTCGgtgatcagctgaattcGAAATTGGAATTGTCAATTTATGAATATGACAGCAGTGGCTTTTTCGCACAAGACCGAACTTATACTACCGGCCGCGGGTGGATGACTAGATGCGTGCATCTGCTTATGTAGATCTTGCCATTGTCATCTTATTGCAAGTTGCCAATCTCTTCGTCTGGCTCATCAAAGATGAAGGCGTGGACGTCAACGCTGGTAAGAGATGGCCGAGGCGACCAACTCCGCGCGAAAACATGTATCGAAGCTATCTATCTCACTGTTCCGCTTTAGTATGTGCACTAAAATGCTCCCTAGTGGTTGCCAAGAGTAACCGGCGGtgcatcctcttcctcttagCATGGGATCATCACTATCAAGACAAATGCTTCCAATGTGATTCGATACCGAAGCTGCATAGCCACACTACATGCATAATCATATGGAGCCACAAGCTCAAGCGATTAAAAAACCAAACGGTGACCGAAGTAAAAAGGTCCCCATGTCAATGCCGTTACGACCACGCGGGTGGGGTATTTCAATTTGGTGCCTCTGCTAAGCGGGAACGAAATAAACAGTAAACGCAAACAAACACACATCCCCTTGAATGGCTTGTATCGGTATCACTTCAGCCTTGAAAATTGTCAGAAAACTGATGACTTCCTTCCATATAGCAGATTTCGACTCTACGAAACTCTTGCAacaaagatgagatgaatcaTCTCCAACCGATGTGACGCCTTACGCATGCTGTCGTTGCCGAGAAATGATAAAGCACCTTTGGATGTACTGCCTTGTTGGCGATATAAGCTAAACTCGGACTTTATCATCCTAGTCTGACGTAGTTTATCCCCTGAAATCAGATTACTCAAGCCAACTCCCAGCTCGTCTCTTTCCCCTTTGCCCCATGCATCCACTTATCTGTTTCAGACACATCCGTTCAAGCACCAAGCGATTTACCGCAGAGTGGTTTTCTACTTTTAGCTAAACTCTTTAACTTCTGACCCCCTGGACCCTTAACCTCCCTTTTCTCAACCACCCTGGCCTGATCTTGATGCCGTCCTTCCCTCAGATTTCCGCGGCCATGGTTGTTTTTTTTTAGGCTATGGGCGTATGAGCAAATTCGTATGCATCCAATCAGATTGATAATTACTCGTCCGATTACGGCCACTCTCATATAAACCCCCTAAGGGCAGACGAAGACCTTTTCTTGTGATGGGATTTGCCAATCCAAATAATCAAATCGAAAGCAGATGAACCCCATCCCCCtcattttttttttcctttccactGGATGAATTGATTTGATTAGTATCATTACTGTAGTAACATAGGTATCATCACCGTAGCTCTGGTCTGGTTTTAGTAATCTGACCAAACAACCTAACCAGGTAGGTTACCACATTACCACATTAAAACCCGTATCTTAACTACCAACTCCCcccctttctttcttttttctttctctttctttctcttctctttccatctatcttctcctttcttcctcctacaccgatacatatatataaactCACAGATATAatcttttcttcatcctccccCCTTTCGTACACACAAGCATTTTTCGCCCGTTATATCTTTTTGACATAAACAATCAAATAGATAATTCTTTATCACCCTCTTCGAAATCACAAGCAGTGATCACAACACTCTACCGTCGAAGGATTCATTCTGATTTAAACCTCGTCATACAACCCCCTCTTGTATCAGAAACTGAAAAAAATCCTTTTGATCTAGCTTCTTGGCAAAGCGAAGTTTTTCGTTGAAACCAGCCAGCCCAAATCGAACAGCCCACCCGAAAACAACTAAACACACATAGTTGGGGCAAGTTCACTTCATAtatctcccttcttaccTATTTTATTACACCTTCTACCCCCTTTTGATCGCTCATACAACTAAATTCCCCCGTACGCCCACCCAATATGTCCACAAACGAGAAAGTTGGACATACTGAGGAGGCTCCTGTAAAGTGAGTACTACCCCTTGctccaccttccatcaattcGCATGCATGACAGCTGACATTCCTCCTGTCTCCGCTTTGTTAGGGAGTCATCCATCGAAAACAAAGTTGCCGGTGATGCACCAGGTGAGTGCGGAGCTGAGTTCTCTTCACCCTGAATAAACATTCACACGTGCGAAAAACAACGCAAGGGCAAACTCGCTGACTTGTACGCCCCATCATGTAGCCCTTGATGACGCTCccgaaaagaagaagagagagtaCAAGGAAATGGAGCATGAAACTCATGGTGATCTCCACGCTAAGGTTGACATGAACACTGTGAGTGGATTCGACTGGAATGACCAGCCACCTTTCCTTTGTTTTCCCGCCTTATGTTGGTTCTCCCGCTGATGACCATGCATCACAGATCCAATTCACTGCTACCGATCTTTACGACAAAGACAAGGTCGATATCGAGCACGTTGTCATGGAGGAAGtatttcaacttcttcaatgTGACGAAGGTGGTCTTACCGAAGCGGAGGCTACCGACCGTATCGGTATCTTTGGTCCTAACAAACttgaagagaaaaaggagaagtgaGTGCAGCATCGATATTCACCATCGCGACAATATCGCTGACAATCCCTGTAGTGTTttcctccaattcctttCCTTCATGTGGAACCCTCTTTCATGGGTCATGGAAGGTGCTGCCATTGTCGCCATCGCACTTTCcaatggtgaaggtgaaccCCCCGATTGGCAAGATTTCGTTGGTATCGTTCTCTTGCTTTTGATCAACTCCACTATCGGTTTCGTCGAAGAAAGGAATGCTGGTAACGCTGTCAAGGCTCTTATGGACTCCCTCGCCCCCAAGGCTAAAGTGAAGCGAGACGGTAAATGGAGAGACATCGAATCTTCCGAGTTGGTTCCAGGTGATGTCATCGCCTTCAAGCACGGTGATGTCTGCCCTGCCGATTGTCGTCTTACTGAAGCCATTGATGTATCGTGAGTATACCATTCACGCTTTCACTCTCCTAGCTATTATCGCTGACTCTACTCTTCGCTTCTCAGTATGGATCAAGCCGCTCTCACTGGTGAATCTCTTCCTGTCTCCAAGAAACTTGGTGATGAGTGTTTCTCCGGTTCCACCTGTAAACAAGGTGAAGTCGAGGCTGTCGTCATCTCCACCGGTCCCAACACTTTCTTCGGTCGTGCCGCCACCCTTGTCGGTCAAGACAATGACCAGGTCGGCCACTTGCAAATGGTTTTGGCTCGAATCGGTTCTTTCTGCCTCGTTTCCATTGGTATCTTCGTCGTCCTCGAAATCGTTATTCTTTACCCCAGATTCCACTACACCTACCGAAGAGGTCTTAACAGTATCCTTGTATTGCTCATTGGTGGTATCCCCATTGCTATGCCTACTGTATTATCCGTTACCCTCGCTGTCGGTGCTCAACAACTTGCCAAACACAAGGCTATCGTTACCCGAATCACTGCTATTGAAGAACTTGCTGGTGTAACCATCCTCTGTTCAGACAAAACTGGTACCCTTACCACCAACAAACTTACCATTGACAAGGAGAACGTCAAATGCTACTCTCAATGGGATGTTGAAGGTGTCTGTCTCCTCGCTGCCTACGCCTCTCGAACTGAAAACCAAGATGCTATCGATGGTTGTGTCGTTGGTACCCTCCCTGACCCCAAACAAGCCAGAGAAGGtatcgatcttctcgacTTCAAACCCTTCAATCCTGTTGACAAGAGAACCGAAATCACCTACCGAGACAACCGAGACGGTGGTAAACTCAAGAGAGCTACCAAGGGTATGACTGGTATCATCATTGAGCTCTGTTCCCGAAACAAGACATCTGAACTTGAAGACCAACtcgaagctgatgttgaagaaTTCGCCCGACGAGGTCTCCGAGCTCTTGCTGTCGCTTACGAAGATGTTGTTGGTGATGCCGCCGATGGACAAGGAACTGGTTTCGAACTGGCTGGTCTTCTTTCTATCTTCGACCCTCCTAGATCCGACACCAAACAAACTATCGATGATGCCATGGCCCTCGGTGTTAAAGTTAAGATGGTTACCGGTGATCAACTCGCTATTGCTAAAGAAACTGGTCGACGACTTGGTCTTGGTGACCACATGTACCCCGCTAAAGTGCTCAAGGATGGACCTGAAGCTGGTGGCAAACACGCCAACCTCGATGAAATGATTATGGATGCCGATGGTTTCGCTGGTGTTTTCCCCGAACACAAATTCGAGATTGTAAAGAGAATTCAAGCCCTTGGTCACTTGTGTGCGATGACTGGTGATGGTGCCAACGATGCTCCAGCCCTTTCCAGAGCCAACGTCGGTATCGCTGTCGAAGGTGCTACGGATGCTGCTCGAGGTGCTGCCGATATCGTGCTTACCGAACCCGGTCTTTCTACCATCGTCCACGCCATCTACGGTTCTCGAGTCATCTTCCAGAGAATGAGAAACTATGCCATCTATGCTTGTGCCGTCACCATCCGTATCGTCGTCTGTTTCGCTATTATGTCTTTCATCTGGCAATTCgacttcccatccttcatgGTTCTTATCATTGCCGTTCTTAACGATGGTACCATCATGACTCTCTCCCTCGATCGAGTacttccatccaccaccCCAGACTCTTGGGATCTTGCCGAAGTATTCGCCTACGGTATTGGTTACGGTCTTTACCTCTCTGCTTCTACCATCGCTCTTTACGCTACCATgcactccaccaccttcttcgagGACAAATTCGGCGTCAACGCCATCAAGGAAACCAACGATCCTCAAGGTCATATGGTCATCTACCTCCAAGTTGCCATTATCTCTCAAGCTCTGATCTTCGTTACCCGATCTCACGGACCCTCATGGACTGAACGACCTTCGGTCGCCCTCATGCTTGCTTTCTGTCTCGCCCAATtgatctcctccatcatTGCCGCTTTCGGTGACTGGGGTTTCACCCAAGTACACTCTATCTCCGGTGGTTGGATCGGTATTGTCTGGGTATGGAACATCGTTTGGTACTTCCCTCTCGATGCCGTCAAGTTCTTCATGAAGAAAACCATCATCGCCGCTCTTCAAAGACGAAAGGCCAGAAAGGCTGCCGTCGCTACTGTCGACGAGAACGGAGAGAGACTTCAACGAACTGCCTCAAGACACGAATCTTTGTACTCCAACCGAACCTCTTTCTTATCCCGAGCTGCCAACAGACTCAGAGGCGGTGCCAAGATCTCCATGTCCCAAAACGAGCTTCAACGATTCTCTTCCATCCAAGCTCAACAATCTGGTGCTGCTCTTACCAGAGCTCACTCTAGACCTGCTGCCGCATAAGCAGTTCAAGTCTAGTCTGTCGCGCCCACCCCTGTAGCCAGACTTGCAcattcttctccctctcctcttACTCTGTAGCAGTCTAGGTGAATTTCTAATCATTCGAATACCTAAAATACACATCCTTTACTACGTTATACATTAATATAAATTGCATCTTCTCCTACATCCTCAATCCTCGCATTTTATCTTAAACCTACCTCCTTCCCCCCGTATATTCCGAGCTATATCCGTATACTCGTTAATATCTGTTTATTCCTTAATTTCGACATATATATCTATCCTGATATGTATCTTGAACTTGTGTTCTCGTTATCTGTCGTCAGTAgttttttttctcttcttttctctcgcATAGccatatatctatctatataaAAAAACATTTCGAAATGCAGATTTGATCGGATTAGCTTGGTTGTGCGGTTGCATGATAGCATGAAGCAAGAATGACTGAGCGTGCATGATGAATTGAACAGACGTGAAAGCgtgagaaaggaaaatggtatggtatggtagTGATGACGTTGTTAGCCGACAAGGGTGATGTAAGATATAACAATTGTTGTTCAACTTTATGATCATCTCTTATCATTTCGCATTGTacatctctcatcatctatactgcacattcatccatcttccctcatcatccaccctcACCTGTAGCATACCGACTTTGATCCAAGCACGATGCAAGGCAAATTCAGTGGATTCCTAGGGAAAGCGCAAGCCGCTCTCAAGGTATGTACCTGTACTCCACTCTGCTTAATCCCAAACACTTCAAATACAAAGATAAGACAGATAGATCTGTTTATGAACACCTACAACTGATGGCATCATTTCCATTTGTATCTGGCTAACGCTCATGATCTGGTTTGTGTATAGGACGGACAAACGAGAGCGGTATCAGGTGGTTCAAACTTGATGcaatctttctctcttcctgGTGAATCGCAGAAAGCTGCCAAAATACTTAAGAGTTTCCTCGGTAAGTCATGCAACACCACACCATATTCAATGTCTTGGTGTATGAGGAATTGtattctgatgatgatgatattggttGAATTGGGATACAGCCGACCCTACAGCTCCTCAAACAGCTCTGAACTCAATACCGAAAGCAGTCCTACAGAAAGCCAAAGGTAAGTCGCTAGCACATGTAGTCTGACCAATATCATCCTGGTCATACTGATAATGTTCTGGTCACCTGTTAGGTCTCGCGGTATTCACCATCCTCAAAGCGGGGTTCGTATTCTCAGGTAAAGCAGGATCAGGTTTAGTCATCGCCCGGCTACCTGATGGAAGTTGGAGTGCACCGAGTTGTATCGCCACGGCAGGTGTGGGATGGGGATTGCAGATTGgtgcaggtgagtcaagatGCCCTTTCATATCTTTCAACCCCCGACCCTTTCCAATCCACCTGAGCAGCTGACTTATTTGAGAGTGGGCGTTTTGCTAATTTATGATGACTGAATATCACACAGATATGACAGAAGTGGTCATTGTGCTAAATTCCGATGAAGCCGTCAAAGCGTTCTCAAGAGGTGGTAATGTTACTGTAGGAGGTGGGTCtcccctttcttcctcgtctcatgagatgagaagaaggcaAGGCTAACGAGAATCGGTTTTCAGGTGGCATATCGGCTGCTGCTGGACCTATCGGTACTGGAGGTCAAGTATCGGCTTCCTTGGCTAATCCAGCTCCCATGTTCAGCTATAGTAGATCcaagggtgagtcatatATAGGACACTGCAACCTTCTTCGTGGATGTAGGACTCGCAAAGCTGACTTTACTGTATAATCATAGGACTCTTCGCAGGATTGACGTTAGACGGAACAATCCTAGTAGAAAGGAAAGACGCAAATAGGGATTTCTACGGAAGTACCATTTCGTCGACAGATATCTTGACGTGAGTCAGCTGTATCTATGCTGATCCGAGCGCTCAAGCTGACATAGGAATGCAGTGGAAGAGTACCTGCGCCTGAAATTGCTGGCGAGATGTACGATATCATTGAAGGTAACTACAATCTACTAAAGCGCTCGATTTATTCCACGTCATCTAAGCTGACTCCCTTATCCGCCGTAGCCGCAGAGGGTCTCGACGAATCTGGACTTCCTGCCGAGGCCTACGTCCCAGGTCAAGGAGGCGAACCACTCCCTGTACCTAGTCCTTCGACGGGTTATCCGACTGCTCCCCCAGCTGCCTCATCTGGCGTCCCCCCAACTTCCGCTGTCCCTCCCACCGCACCCGCAGCTGTTCCGGGTTCAGGCAACAAAACTGTATTCGACGCTACTGCTCCTTGATCTAATCGGAGAACGAAATGAAATGACATCAAGAGATGAGGTACATGCGAAGCAATTTATTATCAATAGTAAGGGCgtggggatgggaagatggtATATTGTAGTAACGTATTTTGTTTGGCTCGAGGTCAatatggatgtgagtttCATGTGCAATCCTGATCGCGTTGAGCTGAgctcaggtgagttcagcaAATAATGTACTCGGTGGTAGAAAATCAGCATGGGAAAAGAAGTTGACTGAAAATATAAATATGACGTTTGATACCTactctttctcctttcatcGAATCCTTTGTTGACTAACTCCTTCATCTGTATATGTCGATCTCGATCTGAGCCTCACTCACCAGTCAAAGTGCAGTCAAAGTTGTCTGACGGTCCACATGAATGAGTATACATGAAGTGTATATTTGATTTCTTCTACTGACAAATAAATCAATTTACCATTATACATGAAACAATTCGTTTTACCAACGACTAGACTACAGATATGACCTTCACCCCTTTACTCAGTGAGACCAGCCCTCACgatagatggatatcagGCTGTCAAGCGATATTCGCAGGATTCGTCGCTCGAGCCATcgagttgaaggtgagtgaaacgCAAATAGCTAAACATCTAGCGATCTTCAGTATGATGTCTAATGAAGGGAACATCGATGGTGGTCTGGTGGTAGATCCAACCTACTATACGACGTTTCTGGTTCaccgatcaatcatcattacTCTTACCCAGTTTAAGAAGTATGGTACATTCTCAgcaacaacatcagcatccaATCCAGAACGATAATGACAATACGAGTACAAGTCAAGATACGATTTTACAAACTACATTATACCAGTTACTAAATTCGAAGCAGAATGTATGTTTACCTGGATTTTCGAGTGACGATCAAGCTATCTTAGCTAATCTGATATTGGATGCGACTTCCTATAGAAATTCACTGaactctcttcatccacatcacaGTCATCAGATGTAATTGATCAAGAGTGGGAATTGACCAAAGCTGGTAAACAGACTTTCCGTCTGATACCTAAACCCACCACTTCGATAGATCTAGCTACTCACCATAAACAATTCATAATGTAAGGTCTGGAGTGGAGGAATCCATCATTACGGTCAATCGGGAGATGTGACTGTAGTAGTAGTTGTAGTGCACAAATATGTTAAGTAATGCATTAATTCTGCCTTTGCGCACACAATATCCATAAACAAGCAAAATAGTACAActttttttcctttctcatagcaaacacaaacacaacATCCTACGCGATAACAGCAAAAATCCTTATACATTCCCTGTTCCAGCGGTTTTATCCGCCGAACCTCTCCTCGAAGCAGGCTGACTCGTACCTACCACACCCGTAGCTTTTATCTCAGCCGAGGGTCTTCTCGAATGTCCCCCAGTCAGGGAATTCCTCCTCGAGACGGCTCTAGAGGGAGGAGCAAGTGCACCTCTACCTGACCTCAGAATACCTTGTGCGGAAGCTATGGATAATTGAATCCGACAGGTATCGCAATATCTCATAGTAAACGTTTCGACATGTAATGCGTGGGTACtaaatccaatccaatccatcagTCAACCATAAACAACGAGCAAGAAT
The nucleotide sequence above comes from Kwoniella europaea PYCC6329 chromosome 1, complete sequence. Encoded proteins:
- a CDS encoding plasma-membrane proton-efflux P-type ATPase; this translates as MSTNEKVGHTEEAPVKESSIENKVAGDAPALDDAPEKKKREYKEMEHETHGDLHAKVDMNTIQFTATDLYDKDKVDIEHVVMEEVFQLLQCDEGGLTEAEATDRIGIFGPNKLEEKKENVFLQFLSFMWNPLSWVMEGAAIVAIALSNGEGEPPDWQDFVGIVLLLLINSTIGFVEERNAGNAVKALMDSLAPKAKVKRDGKWRDIESSELVPGDVIAFKHGDVCPADCRLTEAIDVSMDQAALTGESLPVSKKLGDECFSGSTCKQGEVEAVVISTGPNTFFGRAATLVGQDNDQVGHLQMVLARIGSFCLVSIGIFVVLEIVILYPRFHYTYRRGLNSILVLLIGGIPIAMPTVLSVTLAVGAQQLAKHKAIVTRITAIEELAGVTILCSDKTGTLTTNKLTIDKENVKCYSQWDVEGVCLLAAYASRTENQDAIDGCVVGTLPDPKQAREGIDLLDFKPFNPVDKRTEITYRDNRDGGKLKRATKGMTGIIIELCSRNKTSELEDQLEADVEEFARRGLRALAVAYEDVVGDAADGQGTGFELAGLLSIFDPPRSDTKQTIDDAMALGVKVKMVTGDQLAIAKETGRRLGLGDHMYPAKVLKDGPEAGGKHANLDEMIMDADGFAGVFPEHKFEIVKRIQALGHLCAMTGDGANDAPALSRANVGIAVEGATDAARGAADIVLTEPGLSTIVHAIYGSRVIFQRMRNYAIYACAVTIRIVVCFAIMSFIWQFDFPSFMVLIIAVLNDGTIMTLSLDRVLPSTTPDSWDLAEVFAYGIGYGLYLSASTIALYATMHSTTFFEDKFGVNAIKETNDPQGHMVIYLQVAIISQALIFVTRSHGPSWTERPSVALMLAFCLAQLISSIIAAFGDWGFTQVHSISGGWIGIVWVWNIVWYFPLDAVKFFMKKTIIAALQRRKARKAAVATVDENGERLQRTASRHESLYSNRTSFLSRAANRLRGGAKISMSQNELQRFSSIQAQQSGAALTRAHSRPAAA